The proteins below come from a single Solea solea chromosome 6, fSolSol10.1, whole genome shotgun sequence genomic window:
- the LOC131460341 gene encoding myosin heavy chain, fast skeletal muscle-like, translated as MSGDVEMECFGPAALYLRKPERERIEAQNTPFDAKTAYFVTEPSEMYLKGKVVKREGGKATVELKGGKTLTVKDDDIFPMNPPKFDKIEDMAMMTHLSEPSVLYNLKERYAAWMIYTYSGLFCVTVNPYKWLPVYDAKVVSGYRGKKRIEAPPHIFSISDNAYQFMLQDRENQSILITGESGAGKTVNTKRVIQYFATIAAAAGKKAETVPGKMQGSLEDQIIAANPLLEAYGNAKTVRNDNSSRFGKFIRIHFGTTGKLASADIETYLLEKSRVTFQLSAERSYHIFYQLATGHKPELIEALLISTNPYDFPMISHGEITVKSINDVEEFIATDTAIDILGFTSEEKIGIYKLTGAVMHHGNMKFKQKQREEQAEPDGNEEADKIAYLMGLNSADMLKALCYPRVKVGNEMVVKGQTVPQVHNSVMALSKSVYEKMFLWMVVRINEMLDTKQPRNFFIGVLDIAGFEIFDFNSLEQMCINFTNEKLQQFFNHHMFVLEQEEYKKEGIEWEFIDFGMDLAACIELIEKPMGIFSILEEECMFPKATDITFKNKLYDQHIGKSAPFQKPKPAKGKAEAHFSLMHYAGTVDYNVLGWLDKNKDPLNDSVVQLYQKSSVKLLAYLYAAHASGEEGVKKAGKRKGGSFQTVSALFRENLGKLMTNLRSTHPHFVRCLIPNESKTPGLMENHLVIHQLRCNGVLEGIRICRKGFPSRILYADFKQRYKVLNASVIPDGQFIDNKKASEKLLESISVDKSQYRFGHTKVFFKAGLLGVLEEMRDEKLVELVTMTQAVCRAFLMRHEFVKMMQRREAIYSIQYNIRSFMNVKTWPWMKLYFRIKPLLKSAETEKEMAQMKEDFEKTKEDLAKALAKKKDLEEKMVSLLQEKNDLQLQIQSEGESLSDAEERCEGLIKAKIQLEAKVKETAERLEDEEEMNSELTAKKRKLEDECAELKKDIDDLELTLAKVEKEKHATENKVKNLVEEMASQDETIAKLSKERKALQEAHQQTLDDLQAEEDKVNTLTKAKVKLEQQVDDIEGSLEQEKKLRMDLERAKRKLEGDLKLAHESIMDLENDKQQTEEKLKKRDFEMSQLLGRIEDEQALSVQLHKKIKELQARIEELEEEIEAERAARAKVEKQRSDLSRELEEISERLEEAGGATSVQIEMSKKREAEFQKLRRDLEESTLHHEATAAALRKKQADSVAELGEQIDNLQRVKQKLEKEKSEFKMEIDDISSNMESVAKSKANLEKMCRTLEDQLSELKSKNDENVRQLNDMSVQRSRLMTENGEFGRQLEEKESLVSQLTRGKQAYIQQTEELKRHFEEEVKAKNALAHAVQSSRHDCDLLREQYEEEQEAKAELQRALSKANSEVAQWRTKYETDAIQRTEELEEAKKKLAQRLQDAEEAIEAVNSKCGSLEKTKQRLHGEVEDLMIDVERANALASNLDKKQRNFDKILAEWKQKFEESQAELEGSQKESRSMSTELFKIKNSYEEALDHLETLKRENKNLHQEITDLTEHIGESGKTIHELEKGKKSAETEKAEIQTALEEAEATLEHEESKILRVQLELTQVKNEIDRKIAEKDEEIEQIKRNSQRVIETMQSSLDAEIRSRNDTMRVKKKMEGDLNEMEIQLSHANRQASEAQKQLRNVQGQLKDAQLHLDEALRGHEEMKEQVAMVERRNNLMLAEIEELRAALEQTERGRKVAEQELVDASERVGLLHSQNTNLINTKRKLDADLVQIQGEVEDAIQEARNAEEKAKKAITDAAMMAEELKKEQDTCAHLERMKKNLEVTVKDLQHRLDEAENLALKGGKKQLQKLEARVRELEAEVEAEQRRGAEAVKGIRKYERRVKELTYQTEEDKKNIARLQDLVDKLQLKMKAYKRQSEEAEEQANSHLCRCRKIQHELEEAQERADIAETQVNKLRAKSRDIGRGKEAEE; from the exons ATGAGTGGGGATGTGGAAATGGAGTGTTTTGGCCCGGCGGCCCTTTACCTCCGTAAACCTGAGAGGGAAAGAATCGAGGCTCAAAACACTCCCTTTGATGCCAAAACAGCCTATTTTGTGACGGAGCCGTCTGAGATGTATTTAAAAGGCAAAGTGGTGAAAAGAGAAGGCGGCAAAGCCACTGTGGAACTCAAGGGTGGGAAG ACACTCACCGTGAAGGACGACGACATCTTTCCCATGAACCCTCCAAAGTTTGATAAGATTGAGGACATGGCCATGATGACCCACCTCAGTGAGCCTTCTGTGCTGTATAACCTCAAAGAGCGTTACGCGGCATGGATGATCTAC ACCTACTCAGGGCTTTTCTGCGTCACTGTGAACCCCTACAAGTGGCTCCCAGTGTACGACGCAAAGGTTGTCTCTGGATACAGAGGGAAAAAGAGGATTGAGGCTCCACCCCACATCTTCTCCATCTCTGATAATGCCTACCAGTTCATGCTCCAAG ATCGTGAGAACCAGTCGATCCTGATTAC TGGAGAATCCGGTGCAGGGAAGACTGTCAACACCAAGCGTGTCATCCAGTACTTTGCGACAATCGCGGCAGCTGCAGGCAAAAAAGCTGAGACAGTTCCTGGAAAAATGCAG GGGTCGCTGGAGGATCAAATCATTGCAGCCAACCCCCTGCTGGAGGCTTATGGGAATGCCAAAACTGTGAGGAATGACAACTCGTCCCGCTTT GGAAAATTCATCAGAATCCATTTTGGAACGACTGGAAAGTTGGCCTCAGCTGATATTGAAACAT ATCTCCTGGAGAAGTCTCGAGTGACGTTCCAGCTCTCTGCTGAGAGAAGTTATCACATCTTCTATCAGCTCGCAACAGGCCACAAACCTGAGCTCATTG AGGCGCTACTCATCTCCACCAACCCCTACGACTTCCCCATGATCAGTCACGGAGAAATCACTGTGAAGAGCATCAATGACGTTGAAGAGTTCATCGCCACTGAT ACTGCCATCGACATCCTGGGCTTCACCTCAGAGGAGAAGATAGGCATCTACAAGCTGACCGGAGCTGTGATGCACCATGGAAACATGAAATTCAAGCAGAAGCAGCGCGAAGAGCAGGCCGAGCCTGACGGCAATGAGG aggcTGATAAAATTGCTTACCTTATGGGCCTGAACTCGGCTGATATGCTCAAGGCCTTGTGTTACCCGAGAGTCAAGGTCGGCAATGAAATGGTGGTGAAAGGTCAAACTGTACCACAG GTGCATAATTCCGTCATGGCTCTCTCCAAGTCTGTCTATGAGAAAATGTTCTTGTGGATGGTCGTCAGAATCAATGAGATGCTGGACACCAAGCAGCCCAGGAACTTCTTTATCGGTGTCTTAGACATTGCGGGTTTTGAAATCTTTGAT TTCAATAGCTTGGAGCAGATGTGCATCAACTTCACCAATGAAAAGCTGCAACAGTTTTTCAACCACCACATGTTTGTCCTGGAGCAAGAAGAGTACAAGAAAGAGGGAATTGAATGGGAGTTCATTGACTTTGGTATGGACTTGGCAGCCTGCATTGAGCTTATTGAGAAG CCAATGGGCATCTTCTCCATCCTGGAAGAGGAGTGCATGTTCCCCAAGGCAACTGACATAACCTTCAAGAACAAACTGTACGACCAGCATATTGGTAAAAGTGCCCCCTTCCAGAAACCTAAACCTGCCAAAGGCAAAGCTGAGGCCCACTTCTCTCTGATGCACTATGCTGGCACTGTTGATTACAATGTTCTTGGCTGGCTGGACAAGAACAAGGATCCTCTGAATGACTCAGTGGTTCAGCTCTACCAGAAGTCTTCAGTCAAACTGCTGGCTTACCTCTATGCAGCGCATGCCTCAGGAGAAG AGGGTGTAAAGAAGGCTGGCAAGAGGAAGGGAGGTTCCTTCCAGACTGTCTCAGCTCTCTTCAGG GAAAACCTGGGGAAGTTGATGACCAACTTAAGGAGCACTCACCCACATTTTGTGCGCTGTCTCATTCCCAACGAATCAAAAACACCAG GTCTAATGGAAAACCACCTGGTCATCCACCAGCTCAGGTGCAACGGTGTGCTGGAAGGCATCAGGATCTGCAGGAAAGGTTTTCCCAGCAGAATCCTCTACGCTGACTTCAAGCAGAG ATACAAAGTGCTGAATGCCAGCGTCATCCCTGATGGGCAGTTCATTGACAACAAGAAGGCCTCAGAGAAACTACTGGAATCCATAAGCGTGGACAAATCACAATACAGATTTGGCCACAccaag GTATTCTTCAAGGCTGGACTGCTGGGTGTACTTGAGGAGATGAGAGATGAGAAACTGGTTGAGCTCGTCACAATGACTCAGGCTGTTTGCAGAGCTTTCCTGATGAGACATGAATTTGTCAAGATGATGCAGAGAAG GGAGGCTATTTACTCTATTCAGTACAACATCCGCTCATTCATGAATGTCAAAACCTGGCCATGGATGAAGCTGTACTTCAGAATCAAACCTCTTCTGAAGAGTGCAGAGACTGAGAAAGAGATGGCCCAAATGAAAGAGGACTTTGAAAAGACCAAAGAGGACCTAGCAAAGGCTCTTGCCAAGAAGAAAGATCTGGAGGAGAAGATGGTTTCTCTCCTGCAGGAGAAAAATGACTTGCAGCTGCAAATTCAGTCT GAAGGTGAAAGCCTTTCTGATGCTGAGGAAAGGTGCGAGGGGCTCATTAAAGCAAAAATCCAGCTCGAGGCCAAAGTCAAAGAAACAGCTGAGAGactggaggatgaggaggaaatgAATTCAGAGTTGACTGCAAAGAAGAGGAAGCTGGAGGACGAATGTGCCGAGTTGAAGAAAGACATCGATGACTTGGAGCTCACACTGGCCAAGGTGGAAAAGGAGAAACATGCCACGGAGAACAAG GTTAAAAATCTGGTTGAAGAAATGGCTTCTCAAGATGAGACCATTGCCAAGTTGAGCAAAGAGAGGAAAGCTCTCCAAGAGGCCCATCAGCAGACGCTAGATGATCTGCAAGCAGAGGAAGACAAAGTCAACACTCTGACAAAGGCCAAAGTGAAGCTGGAGCAGCAAGTGGATGAT ATTGAAGGTTCCttggagcaggagaagaagcTCCGCATGGATCTTGAAAGAGCAAAACGAAAGCTTGAAGGAGATCTGAAACTTGCCCATGAATCCATAATGGATCTGGAGAACGACAAGCAGCAAACTGAGGAGAAATTAAAGAA GAGAGACTTTGAGATGAGCCAGCTTCTCGGCAGGATCGAAGATGAACAGGCTTTAAGTGTCCAGCTTCATAAGAAAATCAAGGAACTGCAG GCTCGTATtgaagagctggaggaggaaatTGAGGCTGAGAGAGCTGCTCGGGCCAAGGTGGAGAAGCAGAGGTCGGATCTCTCCAGGGAACTCGAGGAGATCAGCGAGAGGCTCGAAGAAGCTGGAGGAGCCACATCTGTGCAGATCGAGATGAGCAAGAAGCGAGAGGCCGAGTTTCAGAAGCTGCGGCGTGATCTTGAAGAGTCCACCCTGCACCATGAGGCTACCGCTGCCGCTCTGCGCAAGAAACAGGCCGACAGTGTGGCAGAGCTCGGGGAACAGATCGATAACCTCCAGAGAGTCAAACAGaagctggagaaggagaagagtgAATTCAAGATGGAGATTGATGACATTTCAAGCAATATGGAGTCTGTCGCCAAATCAAAG GCTAACCTTGAGAAGATGTGCCGCACTCTTGAGGATCAACTGAGTGAGTTAAAGAGCAAGAACGACGAAAATGTGCGCCAGTTAAACGACATGAGTGTTCAAAGATCCAGGCTCATGACCGAAAATG GGGAATTTGGCCGTCAGCTGGAGGAAAAGGAGTCTCTTGTTTCACAGCTTACAAGAGGCAAACAGGCTTATATTCAACAGACTGAGGAGCTCAAACGGCACTTTGAAGAAGAAGTCAAG GCCAAGAACGCCCTGGCTCATGCTGTTCAGTCATCCCGCCATGACTGCGACCTGCTCAGAGAGCAGtatgaggaggagcaggaggccaAGGCTGAGCTGCAGCGAGCGCTGTCCAAAGCCAACAGCGAGGTGGCTCAGTGGAGAACCAAATACGAAACTGATGCCATTCAGCGCACTGAGGAGCTAGAGGAGGCCAA GAAAAAACTTGCCCAGCGTCTTCAGGATGCAGAGGAAGCCATTGAGGCTGTGAATTCAAAATGCGGCTCTCTGGAAAAGACCAAGCAGAGACTTCACGGTGAAGTGGAGGACCTGATGATTGACGTGGAGAGAGCTAATGCTCTGGCTTCTAACCTGGACAAGAAGCAAAGAAActttgacaag ATTCTTGCTGAGTGGAAGCAGAAGTTTGAGGAGAGCCAGGCAGAGCTGGAGGGATCTCAGAAGGAGAGTCGGTCAATGAGCACCGAGCTGTTCAAGATTAAAAACTCATATGAAGAAGCTCTGGATCACTTGGAGACCCTGAAGAGGGAGAACAAAAACCTGCATC aGGAAATCACTGATTTGACTGAACATATTGGTGAATCAGGAAAAACCATTCATGAActggaaaaagggaaaaaatcaGCCGAGACTGAGAAAGCAGAAATCCAAACTGCCCTCGAGGAGGCCGAG GCCACTCTGGAGCACGAAGAGTCCAAGATTCTGCGTGTCCAGCTGGAACTCACCCAGGTGAAGAATGAAATTGACAGGAAAATTGCAGAGAAGGACGAGGAGATTGAGCAGATCAAGAGGAACAGCCAGAGGGTGATCGAGACCATGCAGAGCAGCCTGGATGCTGAGATCAGGAGCAGGAATGATACCATGAGAgtcaagaagaagatggagggagacCTCAACGAGATGGAGATTCAGCTGAGCCACGCCAACCGCCAGGCTTCTGAGGCCCAGAAACAGCTGAGGAACGTGCAAGGACAGCTGAAG GATGCACAACTGCACCTTGATGAAGCTCTTAGAGGTCATGAGGAGATGAAGGAGCAGGTGGCCATGGTGGAGCGCAGGAACAACCTGATGCTGGCTGAGATCGAGGAGCTGAGAGCTGCACTGGAGCAGACGGAGAGAGGCCGCAAAGTGGCTGAACAGGAGCTGGTTGATGCCAGTGAGCGTGTGGGACTACTGCACTCTCAG aacaCAAATCTCATCAACACCAAAAGGAAATTGGATGCTGACCTGGTGCAGATTCAAGGGGAAGTGGAAGATGCTATTCAGGAAGCAAGAAATGCAGAAGAAAAGGCCAAGAAGGCCATCACTGAT gCTGCCATGATGGCAGAAGAGCTGAAGAAGGAGCAGGACACCTGCGCTCATTtggagaggatgaagaagaaccTGGAGGTGACAGTGAAGGACCTGCAGCACCGCCTTGACGAAGCTGAGAATCTGGCCCTGAAGGGCGGCAAGAAGCAGCTCCAGAAACTGGAGGCTAGA GTTCGGGAGCTCGAGGCTGAAGTCGAGGCCGAGCAGAGGCGCGGAGCTGAGGCCGTGAAAGGCATCCGCAAATATGAACGCAGAGTGAAGGAACTGACTTATCAG ACTGAGGAGGACAAGAAGAACATTGCCAGACTTCAGGATCTGGTGGACAAGttgcagctcaaaatgaaagcCTACAAGAGACAGTCTGAGGAAGCG GAGGAACAGGCCAACAGTCACCTGTGCAGGTGCAGGAAGATTCAGCACGAGCTGGAGGAGGCTCAGGAGCGAGCCGACATCGCTGAGACTCAGGTCAACAAGCTGAGGGCCAAGAGCCGTGATATAGGCAGG